One window from the genome of Labeo rohita strain BAU-BD-2019 chromosome 10, IGBB_LRoh.1.0, whole genome shotgun sequence encodes:
- the si:ch73-1a9.3 gene encoding non-histone chromosomal protein HMG-like, translating into MPKRSKANNDAEVTEPKRRSERLVNKPAPPKAEPKPKKAAAKPKKTKEPKEPKEEEKKEDVPAENGETKADEEASATEDADKKGEDGE; encoded by the exons ATGCCTAAAAGGAGCAAA GCGAACAATGATGCTGAAGTCACTGAG CCTAAAAGAAGGTCGGAGAGGTTGGTAAAT AAACCTGCACCCCCAAAGGCAGAGCCTAAGCCAAAG AAGGCGGCTGCCAAACCTAAGAAAACAAAGGAACCCAAGGAGCCcaaggaggaggagaagaaggaggacGTGCCCGCAGAAAACGGAGAAACAAAAGCTGACGAAGAG GCATCGGCAACAGAAGACGCCGACAAGAAGGGAGAAGACGGGGAATAA